In one Arachis duranensis cultivar V14167 chromosome 9, aradu.V14167.gnm2.J7QH, whole genome shotgun sequence genomic region, the following are encoded:
- the LOC107467141 gene encoding cysteine-rich receptor-like protein kinase 29 (The sequence of the model RefSeq protein was modified relative to this genomic sequence to represent the inferred CDS: added 59 bases not found in genome assembly), protein MSLLSISLLWFLCCLIIKTTFISKTSADLGTTSQRFFYFCDQNNERGNYTAKSNYARNLNTLLSTLTSNTRIDYGFYNSSYDENKDKVNAIGLCRGDIKPEECRGCLDQAKANITQLCPNRKEAIGWYQDEKCMLRYSDRTIFGLNETEPAYYMCNMNNATDADKFNGVVKNLSDKLRRKAAAGDSRRKYGAGTAVDDQSNKTVYGVVQCTPDLSEAECDSCLVESIKGLLSLCNDKIGARMVRPSCYHRYETYSFLFYDPSTHHPSPSPSPSPFPAPPSPKAATPSPSSSLLPPSVPSARAPSSPPSDPLSSPTPSFEGVKTSSTTVTTVPSLLLLGSFLFVST, encoded by the exons ATGTCTCTTCTTTCTATAAGCCTACTTTGGTTCCTTTGTTGCCTCATCATAAAAACAACTTTCATATCCAAAACCAGTGCTGATTTAGGTACAACTTCACAAAGGTTCTTCTACTTTTGCGATCAAAATAACGAGAGAGGTAACTACACAGCAAAGAGCAACTATGCCAGAAACCTCAACACCCTTTTGTCCACTCTCACATCCAACACAAGAATCGACTACGGTTTCTACAATTCCTCTTATGACGAAAACAAAGACAAAGTAAACGCCATTGGACTCTGCAGAGGAGAC TTGTCCAAACCGCAAGGAGGCAATTGGTTGGTACCAAGATGAGAAATGCATGTTGCGGTACTCCGATCGCACCATATTCGGCCTCAACGAAACAGAACCAGCCTATTATATGTGTAACATGAACAATGCAACAGATGCAGACAAGTTCAATGGAGTGGTGAAGAATTTGTCGGACAAGCTAAGAAGGAAAGCTGCAGCGGGTGACTCTCGTCGAAAATATGGAGCGGGAACTGCGGTTGATGATCAAAGTAACAAAACCGTGTACGGTGTTGTTCAGTGTACTCCTGATTTGTCTGAAGCAGAATGTGATAGCTGCTTAGTTGAGTCAATCAAAGGGCTATTGAGTCTTTGCAATGATAAGATTGGTGCTAGAATGGTTAGGCCTAGTTGCTATCATAGATATGAAACCTACTCCTTCCTCTTCTATGATCCTTCAACACATCacccatcaccatcaccatcaccatcaccatttCCAGCACCTCCTTCACCTAAAG CAGCGACGCCTTCACCATCGTCATCTCTGCTACCACCTTCAGTACCTTCAGCCCGCGCACCATCTTCACCACCATCTGATCCTCTATCATCACCAACACCTTCTTTTGAAG GGGTGAAAACATCAAGTACCACAGTCACTACAGTTCCgtcgttgttgttgttgggctcatttttatttgtatcaacATAG
- the LOC107467139 gene encoding cysteine-rich receptor-like protein kinase 25 — MITPSLSFLLLLFTVASAVPSFLNYSCITANNPASTTYLNNLNILLTNLTSNTQIDYGFYTSFFGHNTDTAYAIGMCRGDVNLNDCRSCLNDSRLLLTQICPNHQAVGWYEYCMLRYSNLYMLGRVADHPQFSLWNPYFISSKEFNQFNKSLNTLMDNLRIEASGGDYRRKYAFQNVTSGIQSFKNIFGLAQCTPDLSLQQCDYCLSGAFSEIQACCNGRRGARVIKPSCNIRYEIYPFLTPTIDASSPSNPPEKGSNTSRITVIIVVVAVAVVVATILVLSSMYVYSRKNFQTDDWDEEIIADESLQFTFDTIRVATEDFSYSNKLGEGGFGSVYKGKLFNGQMIAVKRLSKDSGQGEMEFRNEVQLLAELQHQNLVKLLGFCLKGSERLLIYEFVPNKSLDYFLFDPTKRRQLDWINRFKIIEGVARALLYLHEDCKTRIIHRDLKPSNILLDEEMNAKLSDFGLARLFIVDQNQGKTSKIVGTYGYMAPEYAMYGQFSVKSDVFSFGVLVLEIVSGQKHNCTRHGDTLEELPLTFAWRSWMEGRAANIIDPSLSNNAENEILRCIHIGLLCVQENLVERPTMASIVLMLNSSSLSLPVPMEPAFFAGNRAKSPRIADKQSDEYILKGTNESTGISVQEFTITKLYAR; from the exons ATGATCACACCTTCTCTCagtttcctcctcctcctcttcacgGTGGCCTCTGCAGTGCCAAGTTTCTTGAACTACAGTTGCATCACCGCCAACAACCCAGCCAGCACCACCTATCTCAACAACCTCAACATCCTCTTAACCAACCTCacttccaacacacaaatcgaCTACGGCTTCTACACTTCCTTCTTCGGTCACAACACTGACACAGCCTACGCTATTGGCATGTGCAGAGGAGACGTCAACCTCAACGATTGCCGAAGCTGCCTCAATGATTCCAGACTACTTCTCACTCAGATATGTCCTAACCACCAAGCCGTTGGTTGGTACGAATACTGCATGCTTCGGTACTCCAACCTTTACATGCTCGGAAGAGTTGCGGATCATCCACAATTCTCTTTGTGGAATCCCTACTTCATTTCTTCCAAAGAGTTCAATCAGTTCAACAAATCACTCAACACCTTGATGGACAATCTCAGAATCGAAGCTTCTGGAGGTGACTATCGTCGTAAGTATGCCTTCCAAAACGTGACTTCTGGAATTCAGAGCTTCAAGAACATATTTGGCCTTGCACAGTGCACACCTGATTTATCTCTGCAACAGTGCGACTATTGCCTGTCTGGGGCATTTTCGGAAATTCAAGCTTGCTGTAATGGTAGGAGAGGTGCCAGGGTTATCAAACCCAGTTGCAACATTAGATATGAAATCTATCCTTTCTTGACGCCTACCATTGATGCATCCTCACCGTCAAACCCTCCAG AAAAAGGTAGCAATACATCACGAATCACCGTCATCatagttgttgttgctgttgctgttgttgttgctactATTTTGGTGCTCAGTTCTATGTACGTCTATTCAAGAAAGAATTTTCAAA CTGATGATTGGGATGAAGAAATCATAGCTGATGAATCATTACAGTTCACCTTTGATACCATACGAGTTGCTACAGAGGATTTTTCATATTCTAATAAACTAGGAGAAGGTGGATTTGGATCTGTTTATAAG GGAAAGCTTTTCAATGGTCAAATGATTGCTGTGAAGAGGTTATCGAAGGACTCAGGCCAAGGAGAGATGGAATTCAGGAATGAAGTGCAGTTATTAGCTGAGCTTCAACACCAAAATTTGGTTAAGCTTCTTGGTTTTTGCTTGAAAGGAAGTGAAAGGTTACTTATCTATGAATTTGTTCCCAATAAAAGCCTTGATTACTTCCTATTTG ATCCAACCAAGCGCAGACAATTGGATTGGATAAATAGATTCAAAATCATTGAAGGTGTTGCACGAGCCCTACTTTATCTTCACGAGGATTGTAAGACACGTATTATACACCGAGATCTAAAACCAAGCAATATTCTCTTAGACGAAGAGATGAATGCTAAACTATCAGATTTTGGATTGGCACGGTTATTTATTGTGGACCAAAATCAAGGAAAGACCAGTAAAATTGTTGGTACATA TGGATATATGGCGCCCGAATACGCTATGTACGGACAATTTTCAGTAAAGTCAGATGTGTTTAGTTTTGGCGTCCTAGTTCTTGAAATCGTGAGCGGCCAAAAACACAATTGCACACGCCACGGAGATACTTTAGAGGAGTTACCCCTAACCTTT GCATGGAGAAGTTGGATGGAGGGCAGAGCTGCAAATATTATAGATCCATCACTAAGCAACAATGCAGAAAATGAAATATTGAGATGCATTCACATTGGTTTGCTGTGTGTTCAAGAGAATTTAGTTGAGAGACCAACCATGGCTTCCATTGTATTGATGCTTAATAGCTCATCTCTGAGTCTTCCAGTACCAATGGAACCTGCGTTTTTTGCGGGAAATAGAGCCAAAAGCCCTCGAATTGCAGATAAACAGTCAGATGAGTATATTTTAAAGGGAACAAATGAATCAACAGGTATATCAGTTCAAGAGTTTACCATTACTAAGCTATATGCTCGCTAG
- the LOC107467123 gene encoding cysteine-rich receptor-like protein kinase 10 isoform X2, producing the protein MRMRMITNRTSSLFSIFCSLLCLLIISTQSCCYAQEDGFRSYSCDNGKGNYTANSTYHKNLNTLLSTLISNTQIDYGYYNFSYGQDDNKVNAVGLCQGDLNQNDCRRCLNNSITLLTQLCPNQKEAIGWYDTCMLRYSNRTIFGNHHVDDYPKIYLWNPQNATDLPVFNQNLKSLMSNLIDKAIAGDSRQKYAAASVNSTGFQNIYGVAQCTPDLSSLECDQCLEGHVSDIPACCDGKRGGRVLTPSCYIRYEVYPFFQPTTAHNAPPPSSLSPPPHSSSTPTSSSDGQGKTNTLRIVIFVAVPTVTVSVLIGSICIYLLRVRKPRRTSESNSSDEGVEQEIITNESLQFDFDTIRVATDDFSNSNKLGQGGFGAVYKGRLSNGQMIAVKRLSRDSGQGATEFKNEVLLLVKLQHRNLVKLLGFCLEGTERLLVYEFVPNKSLDYFIFDPIKRNQLNWVSRYKIIEGVARALLYLHEDSRLRIIHRDLKASNILLDDNMNPKIADFGLARLFDRDQTQGNTNQIAGTYGYMAPEYAMYGQFSTKSDVFSFGVIVLEILSGKRHIGNGNGESEEQLISFVWKNWREGTAINIADPSLSNISPNEIMRCVHIGLLCVQENLADRPNMGSIVLMLNSYSVTLPTPSEPAFFVGSRTRSRPLSDIQSGGNNSSSNKSAQESENEASITELYPR; encoded by the exons ATGAGAATGAGGATGATCACAAATAGAACTAGTAGTTTGTTTTCCATTTTTTGTTCCCTCCTTTGTTTGTTAATCATATCTACTCAAAGCTGCTGCTACGCACAAGAAGATGGTTTCCGATCGTACTCCTGTGACAACGGAAAAGGAAACTACACAGCAAACAGCACCTACCACAAAAACCTCAACACCCTTCTCTCCACTCTCATTTCCAACACTCAAATCGACTACGGTTACTACAACTTCTCGTACGGCCAAGACGACAACAAAGTAAACGCCGTTGGGCTTTGCCAAGGAGACCTTAACCAAAACGATTGTCGTCGATGCCTCAACAATTCCATAACCCTTCTCACACAGCTTTGTCCAAACCAGAAGGAAGCCATAGGCTGGTACGACACCTGCATGCTCCGCTACTCTAACCGCACCATCTTCGGCAACCACCACGTCGATGATTACCCTAAGATTTACCTGTGGAACCCCCAGAACGCCACGGACTTGCCCGTGTTTAATCAAAACCTCAAGAGCTTGATGTCAAACCTAATAGACAAGGCCATTGCCGGCGACTCTCGCCAGAAATACGCGGCGGCGAGCGTCAACAGTACGGGCTTTCAAAACATATATGGAGTTGCGCAGTGCACGCCGGATCTGTCTAGCCTAGAGTGTGATCAATGCTTGGAGGGGCATGTCTCAGATATTCCGGCTTGTTGTGATGGGAAGAGAGGTGGGAGGGTTCTCACTCCAAGTTGTTACATTAGATATGAAGTTTACCCCTTCTTTCAGCCTACTACCGCTCATAATGCACCGCCTCCGTCATCGTTGTCGCCGCCACCGCATTCCTCCTCCACCCCTACTTCCTCTTCGGATGGTCAAG GAAAGACCAACACATTGCGAATTGTCATCTTCGTAGCAGTGCCAACTGTTACTGTTTCCGTGCTCATCGGTTCTATATGCATCTATTTATTAAGAGTAAGAAAGCCAAGGAGGACTTCTGAAAGCAATTCAT CTGATGAAGGTGTTGAACAAGAGATTATAACCAATGAGTCATTGCAATTTGACTTTGATACCATACGAGTTGCTACAGATGATTTCTCGAATTCTAATAAACTAGGACAAGGTGGATTTGGAGCTGTTTATAAG GGGAGACTCTCCAATGGACAAATGATTGCTGTCAAAAGGTTGTCAAGGGACTCAGGACAAGGAGCTACGGAATTTAAGAATGAAGTGCTTTTATTGGTCAAGCTTCAACATCGAAATTTAGTTAAACTTCTTGGTTTTTGTTTGGAAGGAACTGAAAGATTACTTGTTTATGAATTCGTCCCTAACAAAAGTCTTGATTACTTCATATTTG ATCCTATCAAGAGAAATCAACTGAATTGGGTAAGCCGATATAAAATCATTGAAGGTGTTGCTCGAGCTCTTCTTTATCTTCACGAAGATTCTAGATTGCGCATTATACATCGGGATCTTAAAGCAAGTAATATCCTCCTAGATGATAACATGAATCCTAAGATAGCAGATTTTGGATTGGCAAGATTGTTTGACAGAGATCAAACTCAAGGAAATACTAATCAAATTGCCGGAACCTA TGGATATATGGCACCCGAATATGCAATGTATGGACAATTTTCAACGAAGTCAGATGTATTTAGTTTTGGTGTAATAGTGCTTGAAATTTTGAGTGGCAAAAGACACATTGGGAATGGCAATGGGGAGAGTGAAGAACAGCTAATAAGCTTT GTATGGAAAAATTGGAGGGAAGGAACAGCTATAAATATTGCAGATCCATCATTAAGCAACATTTCACCAAATGAAATTATGAGATGCGTCCACATTGGTTTACTTTGTGTTCAAGAAAATTTAGCAGATAGGCCAAACATGGGTTCTATTGTATTAATGCTGAATAGTTATTCTGTGACTCTGCCAACACCTTCAGAACCTGCATTTTTTGTGGGGAGTAGAACTAGAAGCCGTCCATTATCAGATATACAATCAGGGGGGAATAATTCATCAAGTAataaatcagctcaagaatcaGAAAATGAAGCTTCCATTACTGAGCTATATCCTCGCTAA
- the LOC107467123 gene encoding cysteine-rich receptor-like protein kinase 10 isoform X1 translates to MRMRMITNRTSSLFSIFCSLLCLLIISTQSCCYAQEDGFRSYSCDNGKGNYTANSTYHKNLNTLLSTLISNTQIDYGYYNFSYGQDDNKVNAVGLCQGDLNQNDCRRCLNNSITLLTQLCPNQKEAIGWYDTCMLRYSNRTIFGNHHVDDYPKIYLWNPQNATDLPVFNQNLKSLMSNLIDKAIAGDSRQKYAAASVNSTGFQNIYGVAQCTPDLSSLECDQCLEGHVSDIPACCDGKRGGRVLTPSCYIRYEVYPFFQPTTAHNAPPPSSLSPPPHSSSTPTSSSDGQGQGKTNTLRIVIFVAVPTVTVSVLIGSICIYLLRVRKPRRTSESNSSDEGVEQEIITNESLQFDFDTIRVATDDFSNSNKLGQGGFGAVYKGRLSNGQMIAVKRLSRDSGQGATEFKNEVLLLVKLQHRNLVKLLGFCLEGTERLLVYEFVPNKSLDYFIFDPIKRNQLNWVSRYKIIEGVARALLYLHEDSRLRIIHRDLKASNILLDDNMNPKIADFGLARLFDRDQTQGNTNQIAGTYGYMAPEYAMYGQFSTKSDVFSFGVIVLEILSGKRHIGNGNGESEEQLISFVWKNWREGTAINIADPSLSNISPNEIMRCVHIGLLCVQENLADRPNMGSIVLMLNSYSVTLPTPSEPAFFVGSRTRSRPLSDIQSGGNNSSSNKSAQESENEASITELYPR, encoded by the exons ATGAGAATGAGGATGATCACAAATAGAACTAGTAGTTTGTTTTCCATTTTTTGTTCCCTCCTTTGTTTGTTAATCATATCTACTCAAAGCTGCTGCTACGCACAAGAAGATGGTTTCCGATCGTACTCCTGTGACAACGGAAAAGGAAACTACACAGCAAACAGCACCTACCACAAAAACCTCAACACCCTTCTCTCCACTCTCATTTCCAACACTCAAATCGACTACGGTTACTACAACTTCTCGTACGGCCAAGACGACAACAAAGTAAACGCCGTTGGGCTTTGCCAAGGAGACCTTAACCAAAACGATTGTCGTCGATGCCTCAACAATTCCATAACCCTTCTCACACAGCTTTGTCCAAACCAGAAGGAAGCCATAGGCTGGTACGACACCTGCATGCTCCGCTACTCTAACCGCACCATCTTCGGCAACCACCACGTCGATGATTACCCTAAGATTTACCTGTGGAACCCCCAGAACGCCACGGACTTGCCCGTGTTTAATCAAAACCTCAAGAGCTTGATGTCAAACCTAATAGACAAGGCCATTGCCGGCGACTCTCGCCAGAAATACGCGGCGGCGAGCGTCAACAGTACGGGCTTTCAAAACATATATGGAGTTGCGCAGTGCACGCCGGATCTGTCTAGCCTAGAGTGTGATCAATGCTTGGAGGGGCATGTCTCAGATATTCCGGCTTGTTGTGATGGGAAGAGAGGTGGGAGGGTTCTCACTCCAAGTTGTTACATTAGATATGAAGTTTACCCCTTCTTTCAGCCTACTACCGCTCATAATGCACCGCCTCCGTCATCGTTGTCGCCGCCACCGCATTCCTCCTCCACCCCTACTTCCTCTTCGGATGGTCAAGGTCAAG GAAAGACCAACACATTGCGAATTGTCATCTTCGTAGCAGTGCCAACTGTTACTGTTTCCGTGCTCATCGGTTCTATATGCATCTATTTATTAAGAGTAAGAAAGCCAAGGAGGACTTCTGAAAGCAATTCAT CTGATGAAGGTGTTGAACAAGAGATTATAACCAATGAGTCATTGCAATTTGACTTTGATACCATACGAGTTGCTACAGATGATTTCTCGAATTCTAATAAACTAGGACAAGGTGGATTTGGAGCTGTTTATAAG GGGAGACTCTCCAATGGACAAATGATTGCTGTCAAAAGGTTGTCAAGGGACTCAGGACAAGGAGCTACGGAATTTAAGAATGAAGTGCTTTTATTGGTCAAGCTTCAACATCGAAATTTAGTTAAACTTCTTGGTTTTTGTTTGGAAGGAACTGAAAGATTACTTGTTTATGAATTCGTCCCTAACAAAAGTCTTGATTACTTCATATTTG ATCCTATCAAGAGAAATCAACTGAATTGGGTAAGCCGATATAAAATCATTGAAGGTGTTGCTCGAGCTCTTCTTTATCTTCACGAAGATTCTAGATTGCGCATTATACATCGGGATCTTAAAGCAAGTAATATCCTCCTAGATGATAACATGAATCCTAAGATAGCAGATTTTGGATTGGCAAGATTGTTTGACAGAGATCAAACTCAAGGAAATACTAATCAAATTGCCGGAACCTA TGGATATATGGCACCCGAATATGCAATGTATGGACAATTTTCAACGAAGTCAGATGTATTTAGTTTTGGTGTAATAGTGCTTGAAATTTTGAGTGGCAAAAGACACATTGGGAATGGCAATGGGGAGAGTGAAGAACAGCTAATAAGCTTT GTATGGAAAAATTGGAGGGAAGGAACAGCTATAAATATTGCAGATCCATCATTAAGCAACATTTCACCAAATGAAATTATGAGATGCGTCCACATTGGTTTACTTTGTGTTCAAGAAAATTTAGCAGATAGGCCAAACATGGGTTCTATTGTATTAATGCTGAATAGTTATTCTGTGACTCTGCCAACACCTTCAGAACCTGCATTTTTTGTGGGGAGTAGAACTAGAAGCCGTCCATTATCAGATATACAATCAGGGGGGAATAATTCATCAAGTAataaatcagctcaagaatcaGAAAATGAAGCTTCCATTACTGAGCTATATCCTCGCTAA